A section of the Pseudomonas flavescens genome encodes:
- the moaA gene encoding GTP 3',8-cyclase MoaA produces MNTTQLVDPFGRRITYLRLSVTDRCDFRCTYCMSEDMVFAPRAQILTLEELYTVADAFIGLGVKRIRITGGEPLVRKNLLSLLRRLGERPELEDLSITTNGSQLSHMAGDLRAAGVTRLNVSLDSLQRERFAGFTRRDMLDQVLAGIDAAVAAGFKRIKLNSVVQTGRNDDEVLGLVEYAMARGLDISFIEEMPLGSVVSHQREQTFCSSEVVRERIEERYSLVRSSHVTGGPSRYWQVSGSDTRVGFISPHSNNFCGDCNRVRVTAEGKLVLCLGHDNALDLRTLMRAHPGNSERLRDALLEALQLKPERHHFETDEQVQVIRFMSMTGG; encoded by the coding sequence ATGAACACGACGCAGTTGGTCGATCCCTTCGGCCGGCGCATTACCTACCTGCGACTCTCGGTGACCGATCGCTGCGATTTTCGCTGCACCTACTGCATGAGCGAAGACATGGTCTTCGCCCCGCGTGCGCAGATCCTCACGCTGGAGGAGCTGTACACCGTGGCCGATGCGTTCATCGGGCTGGGTGTCAAGCGCATCCGCATCACCGGTGGCGAACCGCTGGTGCGCAAGAATCTGCTCAGCCTGCTGCGTCGTCTCGGCGAGCGTCCGGAGCTCGAGGACCTGTCGATCACCACCAATGGTTCGCAGCTCTCGCACATGGCGGGCGATCTGCGTGCAGCCGGCGTCACCCGCCTGAACGTCAGCCTCGACTCGCTGCAGCGCGAGCGATTCGCTGGTTTTACTCGCCGCGACATGCTCGATCAGGTGCTGGCTGGCATCGACGCCGCAGTGGCCGCAGGCTTCAAGCGCATCAAACTGAACAGCGTGGTGCAGACCGGGCGCAACGATGACGAAGTGCTTGGCCTGGTCGAGTACGCCATGGCCCGTGGCCTGGATATCAGTTTCATCGAAGAGATGCCCCTGGGCAGTGTGGTCAGCCATCAGCGTGAGCAGACCTTCTGCTCCAGCGAGGTGGTGCGCGAGCGCATCGAAGAGCGTTACTCGCTGGTCCGCAGCAGCCATGTCACAGGCGGCCCGTCACGTTACTGGCAGGTCAGCGGTAGCGATACCCGGGTCGGTTTCATCTCGCCGCACAGCAATAATTTCTGCGGCGACTGCAACCGCGTACGGGTCACCGCCGAGGGCAAGCTGGTGCTTTGCCTGGGGCACGACAATGCCCTGGATTTGCGCACCCTGATGCGTGCTCACCCCGGCAACAGCGAGCGACTGCGCGACGCGCTGCTCGAGGCCCTGCAGCTCAAGCCCGAACGCCACCACTTCGAAACGGATGAACAGGTGCAGGTCATCCGTTTCATGAGCATGACCGGCGGCTGA
- a CDS encoding DUF2231 domain-containing protein yields the protein MAEQQESIISRAAIAGHPLHPMMIHFPVAALLGLVATDFAYFWTTDPFWARASLWLAGVGAAGGWIASIAGMIDLLTVKRIRQKISAWCHAIIAVMMLSLASLNWMLRYRHGDEGFEMWAFYLSLFTAGLIAIAAYLGGRLVYEQAVGVDVD from the coding sequence ATGGCTGAGCAACAAGAGTCCATCATCAGTCGCGCGGCCATCGCCGGCCACCCTTTGCACCCGATGATGATCCACTTCCCGGTCGCCGCCTTGCTGGGCCTGGTGGCCACCGATTTCGCCTACTTCTGGACCACCGACCCGTTCTGGGCGCGGGCCAGCCTGTGGCTGGCGGGCGTCGGTGCCGCCGGTGGCTGGATCGCCAGCATCGCCGGAATGATCGACCTGCTGACCGTGAAACGTATTCGCCAGAAGATCAGCGCCTGGTGTCACGCGATCATCGCCGTGATGATGCTGTCCCTGGCCTCGCTGAACTGGATGCTGCGCTACCGCCACGGTGACGAGGGCTTCGAAATGTGGGCGTTCTACCTGTCGCTGTTCACCGCAGGGCTGATCGCGATCGCCGCTTACCTCGGCGGGCGCCTGGTCTACGAGCAGGCCGTGGGTGTCGATGTCGATTGA
- a CDS encoding CopD family protein — translation MPLLKLLHFTALIAWCGALLYLPALIAASCRTANTIERPGHPELNRSLFNLVATPAALIAIGSGTALFLRDGTFGIWLVAKLSAVAVLVICHALCGMLILLCERHPRPGLTVACAAIGGVTLSMIATTLWLVLAKPF, via the coding sequence ATGCCACTGCTGAAACTGCTGCATTTCACCGCGCTGATCGCCTGGTGCGGCGCCCTGCTCTATCTGCCAGCGCTGATCGCGGCCAGCTGCCGCACGGCGAACACGATCGAGCGCCCGGGCCACCCCGAACTCAACCGCAGCCTCTTCAATCTGGTCGCCACCCCGGCAGCGCTCATCGCCATCGGCAGCGGTACGGCGCTGTTCCTGCGTGACGGCACCTTCGGTATCTGGCTGGTGGCCAAGCTCTCGGCCGTGGCGGTGCTGGTCATCTGCCACGCGCTGTGCGGAATGCTCATCCTGCTCTGCGAGCGCCATCCGCGACCGGGCCTGACGGTCGCCTGCGCGGCAATCGGTGGCGTCACGCTGAGCATGATCGCCACCACCCTGTGGCTGGTATTGGCCAAACCCTTCTGA
- a CDS encoding PA2169 family four-helix-bundle protein: MDNKDVISVLNDLIETSKDGEKGFSECAEDVKEPRLKSFFTQRSQDCASAAAELQQLVRGLGGDPETSSSVAGALHRGWVDLKSLVTGKSEEAILNECERGEDVALKNYREALQKDLPANVRSVLEKQLQGVQRNHDQVKSLRDTARAS; the protein is encoded by the coding sequence GTGGATAACAAAGACGTTATTTCGGTACTGAACGACCTGATCGAAACCAGCAAAGATGGCGAGAAGGGCTTCAGCGAGTGTGCCGAGGACGTGAAAGAGCCGCGACTCAAGAGCTTCTTCACCCAGCGTTCGCAAGACTGCGCCAGTGCGGCTGCCGAACTGCAGCAGTTGGTGCGTGGCCTTGGCGGTGATCCGGAAACCAGTTCGAGCGTGGCGGGTGCTCTGCACCGTGGCTGGGTCGACCTGAAGTCGCTGGTGACCGGCAAGAGCGAAGAGGCCATCCTCAACGAGTGCGAGCGTGGCGAAGACGTGGCGCTGAAAAACTACCGCGAAGCGCTGCAGAAAGACCTGCCAGCCAACGTGCGCAGCGTTCTGGAAAAGCAGCTGCAAGGTGTGCAGCGCAACCACGATCAGGTCAAGTCGCTGCGTGATACCGCACGCGCCAGCTGA